In one window of Episyrphus balteatus chromosome 3, idEpiBalt1.1, whole genome shotgun sequence DNA:
- the LOC129913795 gene encoding uncharacterized protein LOC129913795 isoform X1 translates to MEAAAAVDADGGGSPMKKPTKFGKRIQLPIPIKQIVSLDQLRQRFADTAMPPKEIEVIVNSPDSKRKTIKKLKHSPNEFYTFCTCQQCLEYREVILQLMDDQMKTRSTWEILQATLRKAYQPILKNTLSQKKYEELLERDKSPWRTTGDMNHAKAQHLNFICDLSLTENMVSVLLSALLLVDDPHQLFELMNFQIECVVKAYWEGFAEIAKIQDKKIPAEDMLSYVLDGYEELCSVSESISRFLFAFENHHLNKFCLTWTMLNKRMYQQYVYLNVTDTMLACIITLKEDELTKKRSTLIKKYIQFDDEMIQIDRTWKETWVALNLYNLSDEERNRRIRLKTIHNLFDVIRNDVTGTCTQCIDISEWATNENRQLVWQSMLAFVAKSSVESFSGHINTLVCDDKCKECNEMLEYHIGSCKCVTCAIAGGPLPPKRSPNSTCVKCLTLSRAEKDGTLYESKILNVCASDDLFAYKTKDKRRTNSIEDLSDASSLKDEVFNEPDELYEYHLSWAVFKHLRDRKPFHYSKIEEKYFCVNCKLPSCLLARKILNNELALALSWHLIDHYQPLLMTHEDLNIMLKNIMVYNQKVVTAKVGLDPKLDDEVFKIYWSFAVSVIACYFIDYDDDSYLNLDYFELANNDIQLLTSRIKGAEQDGKFFQFLDKISVLALAEMDLKDRNNRTFDSSSEASSVTDSPDRIKHNVAQYLRRDSSKLAHNTEEVRTPESEPPEPVTPTESLPPKKCGKDKTKKCCFDHADMSDHCKENHSNKKRIKKECNHARMNETRDRLRKKLSQLVNARKNVKAPILRPPHQQPHCSKTLTPPELEEPSLADSKIDEDDDSLECLSTLCKRITHQPHKQIPQQTVTKKVPPTPQVQSQLAEAQQLSVESQAAPPPPPPPAAVAAAAAKKRSSPSASGRQRANDIFALLENLPEVSVKKWVNETLSFIEGSNETKGPVNEKKAAKKAKQKQRREEMKRIAELQDLRAQFHNIYLREFTSKNELRFMKACKKKDKKKISEYEANVKKLNRAKANVETNILELIATVKQTNSEFKFSYLPTKEQQIEKLQMIAKEIITANNSPQQKPLNGAQPTSNSSISASGSLPPAAPSAAATVISQQENNLNGGAFYSIPYANANNFPPFVMPNMVASQNVQMCYAPNQPTDMSDPSKRIVTIRRVNLPNVPEPQVTVTAKGSSPDKDKLLYTFVNGQIVQTSQQQPQTSSSSSVPRRAPSPPITPVSNVEKTKTQLKKERKRAKKQAELDEEQARLAREEELRREEELKREEELKRQEEELKRLEEEIKKSSESSKMNLKKANKKKQNKVDKVAASKPKKTTPAPSVTTSSSQATTRENSVCSQKVKPKPIVQLREKPPEVVEVNSSVERRDKEKRQKFIDNGQFDNNQFKMLHLDDFVSSDSADSDAEVEEEIEVKKETTPIPVPTPPKVKTTSEPVTTANATNIPKKSTIESKAKSVKQQQQQPVPQQIVSVEKPAKNQKQVSSSSSSSNNNNNTNSRRGENRDRNNRMNKSIPVASSSSGQERSSNINNNDRNRNSKPNNAPLTVTSNRRLSTQSQQYSSAPPQPSSTSAQQQQQKPSQREQMPTTEKPKRSRKSKNKSQPGNNNYASSSAVPQPPTSVAGHNNQVGSSKSRRNQSVIHSAGPSAGGRMMESGNSLNQAMQNLRLTSNNYPQLPPQEQQQQQQQQHHDRQQQHHLFSQQQLASNVSIMDQLNRGVQVENLSLPPGITLTKVDPSKSEQLRAKSESIKRLSKPLSSQAPVSNMHASQPTIITPGFFPNISNFGASDQSGVIMVEAMGAKQQKPHQQQHQQGMPLNDASKVSKNRKRRNKKKSSDTFKASASGQQSRTDGSSSSSSAQPKMVTLRNPMFGNMMPQSSPSVMPIPSRVPIAPLPMDQPASIIKNENGMFTIRNPALQAAVANGMPVANYRQFTGNYYTPPQENVAPAPPATSSLGNPNLASSFSYFSNNNNSNTTGGSVRSSSQPIPDDPFAIQSNGYGCDLNNDGSLRGNASGGGGGGKCISAIGSEIKTAQQLKQRSKDSQWQNYAAAAQDSAPSVGSQDNACGYIGSSLQSNYYNGYDVFSSSSGGSQQLSSSGSLFENSDCPLHHNCEDSPPPTITGFNHYLDGIPNTGIIRYDDASFLKTLMPGQNLNNEVSIHNVNDSNFARNATSPVAHRVEITPVYGGNRSSSNLFNSSCSNASQYSPTKGFAPPTHLGNAEFTENLFTPNALLNLNDLDSGDRDVESFKRFSYDFEPPKEKQKVNININDLFMKASRSGNSSRSSPYLDDPTLALDGFVQNLAALKLTDDQCPSVNGNLNAGTSPNGWW, encoded by the exons ATGGAAGCTGCTGCCGCCGTTGACGCCGATGGCGGCGGCAGTCCAAtgaaaaaaccaacaaaattcgGAAAGCGAATTCAGTTACCAATTCCAATTAAACAAATTGTTTCACTCGATCAATTGAGGCAGCGTTTTGCCGATACGGCAATGCCACCGAAAGAAATTGAAGTGATTGTCAATAGTCCTGATTCGAAGAGG aaaactattaaaaaactcAAACATAGTCCAAATgagttttatacattttgcacATGCCAACAATGTTTGGAATATCGAGAAGTTATATTGCAATTGATGGATGATCAAATGAAGACGCGCAGTACGTGGGAAATATTGCAGGCAACGTTGAGGAAGGCTTATCAGCCGATACTTAA aaATACTTTATCACAAAAGAAATATGAAGAACTTTTGGAAAGAGATAAATCTCCTTGGCGGACAACTGGAGACATGAATCACGCCAAGGCTCagcatttgaattttatttgtgaTTTGTCGTTGACGGAGAATATGGTTTCAGTACTTTTGAGTGCGCT TCTTCTGGTGGATGATCCTcatcaactttttgaattaatgaatttCCAAATTGAATGCGTTGTCAAAGCTTATTGGGAAGGTTTTGCTGAAATAGCAAAAATTCAAGACAAAAAGATACCAGCCGAAGATATGCTCTCCT ATGTCCTTGATGGTTACGAAGAACTCTGTTCGGTTTCGGAAAGCATATCAAGGTTTCTCTTTGCCTTTGAAAATCATCATCTTAACAAGTTTTGTTTAACATGGACAATGTTAAATAAACGAATGTATCAACAGTATGTTTATTTAAATGTAACTGATACTATGTTGGCATGTATTATAACA CTTAAAGAAGATGAATTAACAAAAAAGCGTTCAACCCTAATCAAAAAGTACATTCAATTCGATGATGAAATGATTCAAATCGATCGAACTTGGAAAGAAACATGGGTAGCtttgaatttatataatttatctGATGAAGAACGAAATCGTCGAATACGTTTGAAAACAATACACAATTTATTCGATGTAATTCGAAATGATGTCACAGGGACGTGCACTCAATGTATTGATATTTCCGAATGGGCAACGAATGAAAATCGTCAGCTAGTTTGGCAAAGTATGCTGGCATTTGTTGCGAAATCTAGCGTAGAGTCGTTTAGCGGTCATATAAACACACTGGTGTGCGATGACAAATGCAAAGAATGTAATGAAATGCTAGAATATCATATTGG ATCTTGCAAGTGTGTTACATGTGCAATTGCTGGAGGACCTCTACCGCCAAAGAGATCACCGAATTCAACATGCGTCAAGTGTCTTACCCTTTCGCGTGCAGAGAAGGATGGAACACTATACGAGTCGAAAATTCTAAATGTCTGTGCCAGCGACGATCTGTTCGCATACAAGACTAAAGATAAACGACGAACGAATAGCATAGAAGATTTAAGTGATGCTTCATCGCTTAAAGACGAAGTCTTCAACGAGCCTGACGAATTGTACGAGTACCACTTGTCTTGGGCGGTTTTCAAGCATCTAAGAG atcgaAAACCGTTTCATTATTCAAAGATAGAGGAGAAGTACTTTTGTGTCAATTGTAAATTACCCTCGTGTCTGCTGGCCAGAAAGATATTAAATAATGAACTTGCGCTAGCATTATCCTGGCATCTAATTGATCATTATCAACCTCTTTTAATGACACACGAAGATCTTAATATTATGCTTAAAAACATTATGGTTTATAATCAAAAAGTGGTCACAGCAAAAGTTGGTTTAGATCCGAAATTGGATGACGAAGTATTTAAAATCTATTGGTCTTTTGCTGTTTCGGTTATTGCGTGCTATTTTATAGACTATGATGATGATAGTTATTTAAATTTAGATTATTTTGAGTTAGCAAATAATGATATACAATTGCTGACGTCACGTATTAAAGGTGCCGAACAAGATGGGAaattttttcagtttcttgaTAAAATCTCTGT aTTGGCTTTAGCTGAAATGGACTTGAAGGACAGAAACAATAGAACTTTTGA TTCGTCATCGGAAGCATCAAGCGTGACGGACAGTCCAGATAG aaTAAAACATAACGTAGCACAATACTTAAGAAGAGACAGTAGCAA attagcCCATAACACCGAAGAAGTTCGAACTCCTGAATCAGAACCACCGGAACCTGTTACTCCAACTGAATCGCTTCCTCCTAAAAAATGTGGCAAAGATAAaacgaaaaaat GCTGCTTCGATCATGCTGACATGTCTGACCATTGCAAGGAGaatcattcgaataaaaaacgCATCAAAAAG GAATGCAATCATGCCCGTATGAATGAAACTCGGGATAGACTGCGCAAAAAACTTTCTCAATTAGTAAATGCACGTAAGAATGTAAAAGCACCAATTTTAAGGCCGCCACATCAGCAGCCTCATTGCTCAAAAACACTTACCCCACCCGAACTGGAGGAACCCAGTTTAGCTGACTCCAAAATCGACGAAGACGACGATAGCTTGGAGTGTCTCAGTACTTTATGCAAGCGAATTACCCACCAACCCCATAAACAAATACCACAACAAACTGTGACGAAAAAGGTGCCCCCTACACCTCAGGTTCAATCACAATTAGCAGAAGCTCAACAATTATCTGTTGAATCACAAGCGGCACCACCGCCACCTCCACCACCGGCAGCAgtagctgctgctgctgctaaaAAACGATCAAGTCCATCAGCATCGGGTAGACAACGTGCAAATGATATTTTTGCTCTTCTTGAAAATCTTCCCGAAGTTAGTGTCAAAAAGTGGGTCAATGAGACACTCAGCTTCATCGAAGGCTCGAATGAAACTAAAGGTCCAGTCAATGAGAAGAAAGCTGCCAAGaaggcaaaacaaaaacaacgcCGTGAGGAAATGAAACGCATAGCCGAATTGCAAGACCTCCGAGCTCAATTCCATAATATTTATCTAAGAGAGTTTACATCCAAGAATGAACTGCGATTCATGAAAGCATGcaaaaagaaagacaaaaagAAAATCTCAGAATATGAAGCAAATGTGAAGAAACTAAACCGAGCAAAGGCAAATGTGGAAACTAACATTCTCGAGTTAATAGCCACTGTTAAGCAGACAAATTCTGAGTTTAAATTTTCCTATCTGCCAACCAAAGAGCAACAAATCGAAAAACTCCAAATGATCGCTAAGGAAATTATAACTGCCAATAATTCACCCCAGCAGAAACCATTGAATGGTGCACAGCCCACAAGCAACTCCTCTATTTCGGCATCTGGATCATTGCCACCTGCAGCACCATCAGCTGCTGCTACTGTTATATCACAGCAAGAGAATAATCTAAATGGGGGTGCCTTCTACAGTATTCCCTATGCGAATGCCAATAACTTTCCGCCCTTTGTCATGCCGAATATGGTTGCCTCACAAAATGTTCAAATGTGCTATGCCCCTAATCAGCCAACCGATATGTCAGATCCCTCCAAGCGGATCGTCACTATACGTCGGGTCAATTTGCCCAATGTACCCGAACCTCAGGTTACGGTCACAGCCAAAGGTTCCTCACCCGACAAGGACAAGTTGTTGTACACTTTTGTCAATGGACAAATTGTTCAAACTAGTCAGCAACAGCCGCAaacatcatcgtcgtcgtcagtACCCCGAAGGGCTCCATCACCTCCAATCACTCCGGTGTCgaatgttgaaaaaacaaaGACCCAACTTAAAAAGGAGAGAAAACGAGCGAAAAAACAAGCCGAACTAGATGAAGAACAAGCTCGTCTAGCTCGTGAAGAAGAACTGAGACGTGAAGAGGAATTGAAACGCGAAGAAGAGCTCAAACGGCAAGAGGAAGAATTAAAACGGCTCGaagaggaaattaaaaaatcctccgagtcttcaaaaatgaatttgaaaaaagcaaacaaaaagaaacaaaataaagtcgACAAAGTTGCAGCCAGCAAACCAAAGAAGACAACACCAGCTCCTTCAGTTACAACCAGCAGTAGCCAGGCAACTACTCGTGAGAATTCTGTATGCAGTCAAAAAGTTAAACCCAAGCCAATTGTTCAACTTCGTGAAAAACCACCGGAAGTTGTCGAAGTCAATTCTTCCGTCGAACGCAGGGACAAAGAAAAACGTCAAAAATTCATTGACAATGGCCAATTTGATAACaatcaatttaaaatgttgCATTTAGATGATTTCGTATCATCTGATTCAGCAGATTCAGATGCTGAAGTGGAGGAagaaattgaagttaaaaaagaaacaacaccAATTCCTGTTCCAACACCACCAAAAGTTAAAACTACTTCTGAGCCAGTAACCACTGCCAATGCAACTaacattccaaaaaaatcaaccaTTGAATCAAAGGCAAAATCTGtcaagcaacaacaacaacaacctgtTCCACAACAGATTGTATCAGTGGAAAAGCCAGCCAAGAATCAAAAACAAGTTTCCTCCTCATCCTCGTCCTCCAATAACAACAATAACACGAATTCAAGACGAGGTGAGAATAGGGATAGAAATAATCGCATGAATAAGTCAATTCCAGTAGCTTCCTCCTCCTCAGGGCAAGAACGCTCCTCCAATATTAACAACAACGATAGGAATCGTAACTCAAAGCCCAATAATGCTCCATTAACAGTTACATCAAATCGAAGACTGTCCACTCAATCACAACAATATTCGTCAGCTCCTCCCCAACCATCATCAACATcagcacaacaacaacaacaaaaaccatCACAACGTGAACAAATGCCGACTACAGAAAAGCCCAAACGATctcgaaaatcgaaaaataaatcTCAGCCTGGTAACAACAACTATGCCTCCTCATCTGCTGTACCACAACCCCCAACATCAGTTGCTGGACATAATAACCAAGTTGGCTCATCCAAATCAAGACGAAATCAATCTGTGATACATTCTGCTGGGCCAAGTGCTGGTGGTAGAATGATGGAATCAGGCAATTCGCTCAATCAAGCAATGCAGAATCTTCGTTTGACCTCGAATAATTATCCACAATTGCCGCCACAAgaacagcaacaacagcagcagcagcaacaccaTGACAGGCAGCAGCAGCATCATTTGTTCTCACAGCAACAACTTGCCTCAAATGTCAGTATCATGGACCAATTGAATCGTGGTGTTCAAGTGGAGAATTTATCTCTGCCGCCTGGTATAACCCTTACCAAGGTTGATCCGAGTAAGAGTGAGCAGCTACGTGCCAAATCAGAGTCGATAAAGagactttcaaagcctttatCATCTCAAGCTCCAGTTTCCAATATGCATGCATCACAGCCTACAATTATTACTCCGGGATTCTTCCCGAATATATCGAATTTTGGAGCCTCTGATCAAAGTGGGGTTATTATGGTTGAAGCAATGGGAGCTAAGCAACAGAAGCCCCATCAACAACAGCATCAACAAGGTATGCCTCTGAATGATGCATCTAAAGTATCCAAAAATCGAAAACgtcgaaataagaaaaaatcatcAGACACTTTTAAAGCATCAGCCAGTGGACAACAGTCCAGAACTGAtggttcatcatcatcatcttctgcTCAACCAAAAATGGTTACATTACGTAATCCTATGTTTGGCAATATGATGCCGCAGAGTAGTCCTTCAGTAATGCCGATTCCCAGCCGTGTACCAATTGCTCCATTGCCAATGGATCAACCGGCTTCCAtaatcaaaaatgaaaatggaaTGTTTACGATTCGTAATCCAGCTTTGCAAGCTGCCGTTGCTAATGGCATGCCAGTGGCAAATTATCGTCAGTTTACTGGAAACTACTATACACCGCCACAGGAGAATGTAGCTCCTGCACCTCCTGCAACCAGTAGTTTAGGTAATCCGAACTTGGCAAGTTCTTTCTCGTATTTTTCGAACAATAACAATAGTAACACTACTGGTGGAAGTGTTCGATCAAGCAGTCAGCCAATTCCTGACGATCCATTTGCCATTCAAAGCAATGGATATGGATGTGATCTCAACAATGATGGGTCATTGAGAGGCAATGctagtggtggtggtggtggtggtaagTGTATTTCGGCCATTGGCAGTGAAATAAAAACTGCCCAACAATTGAAGCAGCGATCAAAGGACTCACAGTGGCAAAATTATGCTGCTGCAGCTCAAGATAGTGCACCATCAGTTGGAAGTCAGGATAATG CATGCGGATATATTGGATCTTCCCTGCAATCCAACTATTACAATGGTTACGATGTCTTCTCATCGAGTTCAGGTGGAAGCCAGCAGCTATCTAGTAGCGGAAGTTTGTTTGAAAATAGTGACTGTCCTTTGCATCATAATTGCGAGGACTCACCGCCGCCAACGATAACTGGATTTAATCACTATTTGGATGGAATTCCCAATACTGGAATCATTCGATACGATGATGCTTCATTCCTTAAGACCTTGATGCCGGGACAGAATTTAAACAATGAA gtTTCTATTCATAATGTGAATGATTCAAATTTCGCTAGAAACGCAACATCACCGGTAGCCCATCGCGTCGAGATAACTCCAGTCTATGGTGGCAATCGTTCGTCGTCGAATCTCTTCAATAGCAGCTGTTCAAATGCCAGCCAATACTCACCAACCAAAGGTTTTGCACCACCAACTCATCTCGGAAATGCCGAGTTTACTG aaaacttGTTCACGCCAAATGCGTTGCTTAATCTAAACGACTTGGATTCAGGTGATCGTGATGTGGAGTCTTTCAAGCGTTTCAGCTATGATTTCGAGCCACCAAAAGAGAAGCAGAAAGTAAACATCAATATCAACGATCTATTCATGAAGGCCAGTCGCAGTGGCAATAGCTCACGTTCGTCGCCATACTTGGATGATCCTACATTGGCATTGGATGGTTTTGTGCAGAATTTGGCAGCTCTAAAGCTAACCGACGATCAGTGTCCATCTGTTAATGGCAACTTGAATGCTGGAACCAGCCCCAATGGTTGGTGGTAA